From one Culex quinquefasciatus strain JHB chromosome 3, VPISU_Cqui_1.0_pri_paternal, whole genome shotgun sequence genomic stretch:
- the LOC6033070 gene encoding dehydrodolichyl diphosphate synthase complex subunit DHDDS: MSTPGSSNGVATWVRESNLLWYHRWVIRVLKAGPIPQHVAFIMDGNRRFAQKENIAKAEGHSKGFDKLSETLQWCQDIGIREVTVYAFSIENFKRTKEEVDTLMSLAREKFRKLLEERDKLHERGICIRIIGNTALLPEDIQRFLAEAVLITRNNTKAFLNVAFSYTSRDEMAHSIRTVAEGFAQGKLQQDDIDEELLSRCMYTKHGTNPDLLVRTSGEVRLSDFLTWQSESTVIYFTETLWPDFNVWQLFGAVFYYQRCHWQLGAGGKREIEASEGESSPTDEKEREERVRRFLDDVERRDHESLVKLTGAISLEE, encoded by the coding sequence ATGTCCACACCAGGAAGTAGCAACGGAGTGGCCACCTGGGTGCGGGAGAGCAACCTGCTGTGGTACCATCGGTGGGTGATTCGGGTGCTGAAGGCGGGACCGATTCCGCAGCATGTGGCCTTCATCATGGACGGAAACAGGCGGTTCGCCCAGAAGGAGAACATTGCCAAGGCGGAGGGACATTCGAAGGGGTTTGACAAGCTGTCCGAGACGCTGCAGTGGTGTCAGGACATTGGCATCCGCGAGGTCACCGTGTACGCGTTCAGCATCGAAAACTTCAAACGCACCAAGGAAGAGGTGGACACGCTGATGTCGCTGGCCCGGGAAAAGTTCCGCAAGCTGCTCGAGGAACGGGACAAGCTGCACGAGCGTGGAATCTGCATCCGAATCATCGGCAATACCGCCCTCCTTCCCGAAGATATCCAGCGCTTCCTGGCCGAGGCCGTCCTCATCACGCGCAACAACACCAAAGCCTTCCTGAATGTGGCCTTTTCGTACACGTCGCGCGACGAAATGGCCCACTCGATTCGCACCGTGGCGGAAGGTTTCGCCCAGGGAAAGCTCCAGCAGGACGACATTGACGAAGAGCTGCTCTCCCGGTGCATGTACACGAAGCACGGAACCAACCCGGACCTGCTGGTGCGAACATCCGGCGAGGTGCGGCTCAGCGACTTTCTCACCTGGCAGTCCGAGTCGACCGTCATCTACTTTACCGAGACCCTCTGGCCGGATTTCAACGTGTGGCAGCTGTTTGGGGCGGTGTTTTACTACCAGCGGTGCCACTGGCAGCTGGGAGCCGGAGGAAAACGTGAAATCGAAGCGAGTGAGGGTGAAAGCAGTCCGACCGATGAGAAGGAACGCGAGGAACGGGTTCGCCGCTTTTTGGACGACGTCGAGCGGAGAGATCACGAGAGTTTGGTGAAGCTGACGGGGGCAATATCGCTGGAAGAGTGA